A section of the Campylobacter lanienae NCTC 13004 genome encodes:
- the trxA gene encoding thioredoxin yields the protein MGKYIELTAENFNIAKEGVALVDFWAPWCGPCRMLAPVIDELAEEFDGKAKICKVNTDEVQDLAVEYGVRSIPTLLFFKDGEIKETLIGAQSKTAIAEKLNSLL from the coding sequence ATGGGTAAATATATTGAATTAACTGCTGAAAATTTCAATATCGCTAAAGAGGGTGTTGCTTTAGTAGATTTTTGGGCGCCATGGTGCGGACCATGTAGAATGCTAGCTCCAGTTATTGATGAGTTGGCTGAAGAGTTCGATGGTAAAGCTAAAATCTGTAAAGTAAATACAGATGAAGTTCAAGATCTAGCTGTAGAATACGGCGTTCGCTCTATTCCTACTTTGCTATTTTTCAAAGACGGCGAGATCAAAGAGACATTAATAGGCGCTCAATCTAAAACTGCAATCGCAGAAAAACTTAACTCACTTTTATAA
- the trxB gene encoding thioredoxin-disulfide reductase, translating to MLDVAIIGGGPAGLSAGLYATRGGLKNVVMFEKGMPGGQITNSSEMENYPGVATVMDGMSFMSPWLEQCTRFGLKHEMAAVEKVSKNSDGSFTITLEGGKTEQAKAVIVCTGSTPKRAGFKGEDEFFGKGVSTCATCDGFFYKNKEVAVLGGGDTAIEEAEYLTRICSKVYLIHRRDTFRAAPSSVEKVKKNEKIELILNATIDEVYGDSAAGVKGVKVKLADGSIRDLAVPGIFTFVGLNVRNEVLKDGDKFICDILPSGQVKVDLKMQTSIPGLFAAGDLRQDAPKQVVSAAADGAVAALSAMSYIESLH from the coding sequence ATGTTAGATGTAGCTATAATTGGTGGTGGCCCAGCTGGTCTTAGTGCAGGGCTTTATGCTACTCGTGGTGGGTTAAAAAATGTTGTAATGTTTGAAAAGGGTATGCCTGGTGGTCAAATCACTAATAGCTCTGAAATGGAGAATTATCCTGGTGTCGCTACTGTTATGGATGGTATGAGTTTTATGAGCCCGTGGCTTGAACAATGCACTAGATTTGGTCTAAAACACGAAATGGCGGCCGTAGAAAAAGTATCTAAAAATAGCGATGGCAGCTTTACTATCACTTTAGAAGGTGGTAAAACTGAACAAGCAAAAGCTGTAATTGTGTGTACAGGCTCAACCCCAAAAAGAGCTGGCTTTAAAGGTGAAGATGAATTCTTCGGTAAAGGTGTTAGCACTTGCGCTACATGCGATGGATTTTTTTATAAAAATAAAGAAGTAGCTGTTTTAGGTGGTGGTGATACGGCTATCGAAGAGGCTGAATATCTAACTAGAATTTGCTCAAAAGTATATCTAATTCACCGCCGTGATACATTTAGAGCTGCTCCAAGCTCAGTTGAAAAAGTTAAGAAAAATGAGAAAATTGAGCTAATTTTAAATGCTACTATAGATGAAGTCTATGGTGATAGCGCTGCTGGTGTAAAAGGGGTGAAAGTCAAACTAGCAGATGGAAGCATAAGAGATTTAGCAGTGCCTGGCATATTTACATTTGTGGGTCTAAATGTAAGAAACGAAGTGCTAAAAGATGGAGATAAATTTATTTGCGATATATTGCCATCAGGTCAAGTAAAAGTGGATTTAAAAATGCAAACTTCAATTCCAGGTTTATTTGCCGCAGGAGATTTAAGACAAGATGCGCCTAAGCAAGTAGTCAGTGCCGCCGCAGATGGTGCTGTAGCTGCACTTAGTGCTATGAGTTATATTGAGAGCTTACACTAA
- a CDS encoding homoserine dehydrogenase — translation MRVAILGFGTVGSEVANVLIKNNDLIASRAGVSIEPVIGVVRDLSKHKNPIIPLSDDIQSVIDRDDIDVFVELMGGIDRPYEIISQILKRKKAVVTANKALLAYHRNELEALAGDTAFGYEASVAGGIPIIKALREGLSANHIQKIIGIMNGTSNYILSSMMSSGAKFNEVLKKAQDLGYAEADPTFDIGGFDTAHKLLILASIAYCVHAKPEDIMIEGISQISSEDIYFANEFEYSIKLLAIAKRGEGTLELRVHPAFISKDKMLANVNGVMNAVSVVGDAVGESLFYGAGAGGSATASAVISDLIDIAREIRNPMLGYKMPLESARLRLLKPSEIKTKYYLRLKVADEVGVLAKITNLMSQNNLSIDSFLQKAKSKDEEYATLFFTTHTCLEADMLRVISGLKNESFIKAEPFMIRIES, via the coding sequence ATGAGAGTAGCGATTTTAGGTTTTGGGACAGTAGGAAGTGAAGTTGCTAATGTCCTTATCAAAAATAACGATTTGATCGCTTCTAGAGCCGGTGTAAGCATAGAGCCTGTAATTGGTGTAGTAAGAGATTTATCCAAACACAAAAATCCTATAATACCGCTAAGTGATGATATACAAAGTGTTATTGATAGAGATGATATTGATGTTTTTGTGGAACTTATGGGCGGGATCGATAGACCTTATGAGATAATAAGCCAAATTCTAAAACGCAAAAAAGCAGTAGTAACGGCAAATAAAGCCCTCTTAGCATATCACAGAAATGAGCTTGAAGCCTTAGCTGGAGATACGGCATTTGGTTATGAGGCTAGTGTGGCTGGCGGAATTCCTATAATCAAAGCCCTAAGAGAGGGTTTAAGTGCTAATCATATTCAAAAAATCATTGGGATAATGAACGGCACTAGTAACTATATTTTAAGTAGTATGATGAGTAGCGGAGCTAAATTTAACGAAGTGCTCAAAAAAGCACAAGATCTAGGATACGCCGAGGCTGATCCGACCTTTGATATTGGGGGATTTGATACGGCTCATAAATTGCTAATTCTAGCCAGTATCGCTTATTGTGTGCATGCCAAACCTGAAGATATCATGATAGAAGGTATTAGTCAAATTAGTAGCGAAGATATATATTTTGCTAATGAATTTGAGTATTCTATTAAACTTTTAGCGATTGCTAAGCGTGGCGAGGGAACACTGGAGCTAAGAGTCCATCCGGCATTTATTAGCAAAGATAAGATGTTGGCAAATGTAAATGGCGTTATGAATGCTGTGAGTGTAGTAGGTGATGCTGTCGGAGAGAGTTTGTTTTATGGGGCTGGAGCCGGTGGAAGTGCCACAGCAAGTGCTGTCATAAGCGATCTTATAGATATCGCTAGAGAGATTAGAAATCCTATGCTTGGCTACAAAATGCCTTTGGAATCGGCTAGACTTAGGTTATTAAAACCAAGCGAGATTAAAACTAAGTATTATTTAAGGTTAAAAGTCGCTGATGAGGTGGGAGTACTAGCCAAAATTACAAATTTAATGAGCCAAAATAACCTTTCTATAGATAGCTTTTTACAAAAAGCAAAAAGCAAAGATGAAGAGTATGCTACTTTGTTTTTTACTACTCATACTTGTTTGGAGGCTGATATGCTAAGAGTTATTAGTGGTTTAAAAAATGAGAGTTTTATCAAAGCTGAGCCATTTATGATTAGAATTGAGAGCTAA
- a CDS encoding YraN family protein, whose translation MGLKEYLFGHAAEKKAAKYLATKGYKILGLNYKTKFGEIDIIATSRSTLHFIEVKASTKDYETIYRVTKSKLEKIIKAIDFYILSNGLDMPYQIDLVCINGDEIELVENISY comes from the coding sequence TTGGGCTTAAAAGAGTATCTCTTTGGGCATGCAGCTGAGAAAAAAGCAGCCAAATATCTAGCTACCAAAGGCTATAAAATTTTAGGATTAAACTACAAAACCAAATTTGGAGAGATTGATATCATTGCTACTAGCAGATCAACTCTTCATTTTATAGAGGTCAAAGCCTCTACAAAAGATTATGAGACCATATATAGAGTCACAAAATCCAAATTAGAAAAAATCATAAAAGCTATTGATTTTTATATTTTAAGCAACGGTTTGGATATGCCATATCAGATTGATTTGGTCTGTATCAATGGTGATGAGATTGAGCTAGTAGAAAATATATCATATTGA